The following are from one region of the Streptomyces tuirus genome:
- a CDS encoding phosphoribosyltransferase, which produces MSDVRENLTYEKFGVAVRELAQTIADDGYEPDIVLSIARGGVFVAGGLAYALDCKNIHLVNVEFYTGVGTTLEMPVMLAPVPNVIDFSQKKVLITDDVADTGKTLKLVRDFCLDTVAEVRSAVVYEKSQSLVKCEYVWKRTDDWINFPWSVEPPVVRRAGQVLDA; this is translated from the coding sequence ATGAGTGACGTACGGGAGAACCTGACCTACGAGAAGTTCGGCGTCGCCGTGCGCGAGCTCGCGCAGACCATCGCCGACGACGGCTACGAGCCCGACATAGTCCTGAGCATCGCCCGCGGCGGTGTCTTCGTGGCCGGCGGGCTCGCCTATGCCCTGGACTGCAAGAACATCCACCTGGTGAACGTGGAGTTCTACACCGGCGTCGGGACGACCCTCGAGATGCCCGTCATGCTCGCGCCCGTCCCCAACGTGATCGACTTCTCGCAGAAGAAGGTGCTGATCACCGACGATGTCGCCGACACCGGCAAGACGCTCAAGCTGGTGCGCGACTTCTGCCTCGACACCGTCGCCGAGGTGCGCAGCGCCGTCGTCTACGAGAAGTCCCAGTCGCTCGTGAAGTGCGAGTACGTGTGGAAGCGCACCGACGACTGGATCAACTTCCCGTGGAGTGTCGAACCGCCCGTGGTGCGGCGGGCCGGCCAGGTGCTCGACGCCTGA